Genomic DNA from Stigmatopora nigra isolate UIUO_SnigA chromosome 17, RoL_Snig_1.1, whole genome shotgun sequence:
GTAGTCCTCAAACTGGACGCTTCCCGCCGAGGGCCAGCCGCCGGCCAGGTCGGCGTCGTCCGTCAGCCAGGGGGCCTTGGAGGATGGCCGGTGAGTGACGGGCATATCGATGGGACGGACGGACCGCCCGGGCGGGAGGGCGACCGAGCCCACCTCTTTGGGGGTGTCGGCGTACTCCTTGACCCTCTCCACCGACACGATGTTGTTCTCCACGTCGGTCCACGAGCGGACGATCCAGCTCAGGATCCCCGTCAGCTGTGTGGCAAATGGCACATTCAAGAAGTTCAATTCCTGCAAGTGTCCAGTTTGGGAGGGGGGGCGCTGGCACCTGGAGCGAGTGCGAGAGCACCAGGCCCACGACCCCCGGACTGAGCCGCTCCCGACTTTGCACCGAGAAGACGGCGGCCGCCAGGACCAGCAGGTTCCCCAAGAACTCCAAGTTGACCGCCAACCACCTGCCGGAGGTCAGAGAAAGTCGACCGGaacgggcgggcgggcgtcgCCGAGCCTTCTTCCCAGAAGCGAGAAGGAACGGCACCTGGTGGCCACGTAGCGGGGGAAATAGGCTTCCTGGTTCTGGTCGATGAGGCGGTGGGCCCGCCGCAGGAAACGCTCCTGTTCGCCAAAGGCCCGGATCACGCCGGCGCCCTGCACCGTCTCGTTGAAGTGAGTGTAGAGTGGCGAGCGGCTGACCGCCTCCAGTCGCCGCAGCTGACAGGACGCCGCCACGTAGAAGCTCTGCGCGGCAAAGCGAGGTCGGGGGTCAAGGtggcgtcccccccccccacccccacgtCGTCCCGGGCCGACCTGCACGCAGACGTAGAGGCAGGCCAGCGGGAGCAGCGCCAGGCCGCTGAGGGGCGTGGCCACCAGGACCACCACGCAGACTTCCAGGAGCTTGAAGAGGTAGCCCAGCATCATCTTCAGGCCTTCGGGAACCATGCAGTCGATGGCGTCCATCTCCTTGGAGAAGCGGTTCAGGAGGTTCCCGCTGGGCGTGGCCTCGAAAAAGGACACGGGCGAGCGCAGGACGTCCCCCAGCAGGTCGGCGTGAAGGCGGCGCGAGGCCACGATGCCGCCCAGGGCCACCGCCAGGCTGGACCCGAACATGGCCAGACCTGAGTCAGAGACGGGGTTTACGGGTCAGACGTGCAAAATGTGGTGTCGATGTCATAAccggacaaaaaacaaaatccgAGCGTAGCGCCTTTAAGTCTGACGGGCCACCTTGAGTCAGGCCCAGAGCTCCAAAGACACCGAGCCTGAGCACGTGGTCCGGCCGGGTGCCGTTGACGGGCCGGTCGTCGGCCCACAGGCTCAGCCAATAGCTGTACGCCAAGGAGGCGGCCTGCTGGAAGGCGCACAGGAAGACGATGGTCGCGATGAAGCTCAGCCCCACCGTCCCCAAGTAGTCGCCGTAGACCCGCAGCTTGACCTGAGCACACGCCGTGGCCAGGTGGGTTTCCCAATCGGCCCCGGTTAGGTCGGCCCCGGGTCGGGACTCACTCTCCCCACGCGGGGCAGGTCGGCCCGGGTCAGCTTGCCCAGGGAATCCGAGGACAGGTCTGGGTGGAGTCCCGCCACTTGCACGCTGGCGCCGCTCATGTCGCAGCTGGCCGGCACAGCAAATACGTCCCGCGATGTCGTCCAAATCGAGCAAAAGGTTCCGGCGTTACCTGATGAGGCGCTCCTGGGAAAGATCGATGGAATAGTCGGTGAAACTCAGGCGGGACAAGGATTTCCTGCTGACtgcaaacaaaaagaaagaaagaaagaaaaagaaaatggataaGTCGAAAATAGCACCACGGTGGCGGACCGCACACTTTGACTACCGCGTTTGTAGGACGGGATTTCTCGGGGTGGCGCGGCGCTAAAGTTGTGGATCAACTTGGCAAAATCTCCTTTGCGTTCCAAGAGTTGGGCGTACGAGCCCATCTCCGAGACGCGGCCGTCCTCCATCACCAGCACCAAGTCGGCGGCGGACAGCAGGCTCAGGCTGTGCGTGACCAGTACCCGTGTCTGAAACAGAAtaatacaaagaagaaaaaggctCCCGCGGCAAAGATACGGCCACATTATCCTGCCCCCACCTTGCTTTTGAGGAGCCCCTTGGGTCCCAGCACCCGCTCAAAGATGTGCCGGCCCACGTGCGCGTCCACGGCCGACAGCGGGTCGTCCAGCAGGTAGACGTCGCTCTGCCGATAGACGGCTCGCGCCAGGCCGATCCTCTGCTTCTGACCGCCGGAAAGGTTCAGGCcctgccggccggccggcccgcCGTTGATCAGCCGCGGCCGAGGGATGGATCTCCGGGAAAGCGCTCACCTTCTCCCCGATCTCGGTGGCGTCTCCGGCTGGGAGGCTCTCCAGGTCGGGCCGCATGGCGCAGGCTTCCAGCACGCGGCCATACCAGCTTTCCTTCCTGTCCAGCCCAAACAAAACGTTCTCCTCCAGCGTGGCGTTGAGGATCCAGGCCTGCTGAGGGACGTAGGCCAGGGAACCCTGCCGGACGGGGACGGGCGGGCTCATAAAGGGCGACCGGAGAAGGCCCAACGGCGCCGCCGACGCTCACCCCGACCAGGACGGAGCCACTCCTCCGGGTCATCTCTCCTAAAATGGCCGCCAGCAAGGAAGACTTCCCCGACCCCACCTGTCCCACCACCGCCACCAGCGCGCCGCTCTTCACCTGAGTCAGACGGTCCACACGTCTCTCACTTGACTTTTGTTACGGGGCCACGCCCCGCCCACCTTCAAGTGGATGTCCCGCAAGATGGCCGCCCCGTCGGCGGACCAGGCAAAGTGGCCGTCCCGAATCAGCACTCCGTCGCCGTctgaggaggggaaaaaagaggaaTTGGGCCCGCGGGTGGACATAAAAAGCGGGAACCTCGAGCACTACCTACCGGGGGAAAGGGCCCGATGCTCCACGGCGTCCGAAGCCAGCTCATCTTGGCACAGGAAGTTGGCCAGGCGTCTCAGGGACACCAAAGCCTGGGCGAGCCGGGGTTGGGGAATAGCCATTAGCCATTAGCCATTAGCCATGGATCTGGACGCTGGCCATGCCGCCACTCGCCTGCAAGGTGGTGCTCATGGCAAAGGGCAGCTGGCTCAGAGGCGTTTTCAGGATGTTGATGAGAGCCACCGCCACAAAGATCTTCTGCGCGTCCAGGACGTGACGCTCGTCCGCCAGCACGTAGACGGCGAACACGGCCAGGGCGATCTCAAAGACAATTTGACATTTCCTTCACCGGCCCCACGGCGAGGAGGGCCGCTCTCACCaggaaggaggaggagctgaAGGAGGCCAGCGAGACGGAGTAGAGGACCTGAGACCTCTTCAGAGCGTCCAGCTCGCCGTCCCTCAGGACGCCCACGCGGCGCAGGAAGGCTTCCTCCCAGGCGTAGAACTTGAGGATCTTCACCCCGCTCACGATCTCGCTCATCAGCTTGACGCGGGCGTCCATGAAGTCCATCTGCACTTCCTGTGGAGGCGGGGCGAGTCAGCCCGGGCGAGTCCCCCACGGTCGACCTCCCCGGGGGCCACTGGCCTGCAGCTTGCTCCTCAGCTTGGCGATCAGCGCGTTGAGGGGGAAGATGAGGACCACGGCCAGCGTCCCGGCCAGCGCCGACAGACCCAGCAGCTGTTGGCCGGAGATCGgttgaaaaaaaaggccaacgGCAACGACGGCTCCGGCTTACGTCGGAAAGAAAGTAGAAGCAGAGGGCCATCTCCAGGGGCGCCGCCCACAGGCTGTTGACGTAGACGGCCAGGTCCATCAGCTTCTGGGCGTCCACGGAGATCAGATTGACGATTTCCCCCACCGTGCACTGGCGCCGGGCGCCGCTGCTCATCACCAGGCACTGCCGCAAACCGAGGCGCTTTTTATTGCCGCCCCAAAAGCGACGGGGGGCGCCGGGGCCGACCTTGCGGTAGACCAGGCCCGCCACGGCGCTCTTGAGCCTCATGCCCAGAGTGAAGCAGCGGTACATGTACTGGTGGTTGAGTAGCGACTGCAGGCAAGACAGCAGGAAGAGCAGGCCGGCCCACAGGAAGCCCTTCCACGCCGCCTGCTCCGGGTGGCGCATGAAGCCCAGCAGCAGGCTGCCGGCGTGGAGGGCGGGCCAAAGACGGTGACGGTGGGCGCCCGGCTGGACTCGGCGCCCACCGTCCTCCGCCCCGGGACCCACCTGAGCACCTGCGGGACGGCGAACATGAAGGCGTCGTGCAGGAGCAGGAAGAAGATGCCGCGCAGGAAGTAGGGCCCGAAGCAGCGGGCCAAGGCGCGCAGCAGGAGCTCCGCGTAGAGACTCCGCCTTTCCTCGGACTCCCTCGGCGACCTTTCCGTGGACTCGCTCAGCAGCGGCCGTTTCTCCTCCGAGCGCCTCTCGGAGCGCCTCCTGCGCACAATAGGACGCCGTTTCTCACGGCGGACGTTTGGGGCGAGCGCCACCGGGACGCGCCTGGATTGGTCCCCCCACCGCTTCTGTGCCGAATCGGGCGCCCAGGCGGCTTCCAGTTCCCGGGCGATGCGCGGCGACGCGTCCTGCGGGCGCAGGGGCCACAAGTCGGACGCCAGCAGCGGGCGCCGAAAGCCTCGGAACACCAGCCTGGGcccaaaaatcaaatgaaaatccaaacaaaaggAATAATGACAGTTACCAcccaaaaaagaagaatataCTATAATGGAAGTGACTTACCCGCTGaaccaaaagaagaaaaacttgGAAAGGAAAGAGGCGTCCTCTTCGGGGCACGCGTTCTGaaagtcaaaacaaaatgtcatttgagGGGAAAGCGCCCGACAAAAGGCCGCCTCGGAGCCACCTGGGCGCGCGGCCGACCCAGGGGTCGCCGGTCCGAGAAAGCGCTCAGCACCACTTGGGTCGCTTGAAGGGAGAAATCCATAAAAAAGGCCACCAAAGCCACGGCGTCCGAAGAGAAGCCCTGAAACCGTGGAGAGATGAAAAATGCCTTTCTGGCAGGCGGCCCCTTGACAAGGCTCGGCGACCTTTGTGAGTCGAGTGCCAATTGAGAAGGCCAAACATCCACTCGCGACTTTTGCCGCCCCACCCGAAAGGACGCCTCGGTCACGCCGTGAATCCCGATTCCCGGGAAAAGCCGGGCCGATCTCCCGTACCTGTCGCTGGATGTGGCGCACGGCGGCCTTGAAGGGAAGCACGGCGCAGAGCAACGACAGCGTCCAGAAGAGGAAGAGCAGCACGGACGAACGCACGCCTTTCCGTCTCTCCGCGTGAAGCACCGCCACGGTGGCCGCCTGCCGGGGGCCAAACATGGACCGGCGGTGGCGGCGCGAGCCGGCGGGCCACGTACCGTGGTGAGGGATCGGAGCAGCGGGCCCAACAGGAAGACCAGgggctcctcctccttcttccgGGCCAGCACGTAGAAAATCTCCAAGAGGCTCAACGACGACAGGCTCAGACTCACAAGCTGCAAAAGCCATGCAGGGGACGTCAGTCTTGAATGGCGGATGGCGAGCGTCGGAGCCGACCGACCGTCTTGGCGCAGCAGAGCGGGGAGAGCGGCAGGGGCGGGGCCGCCGGGGTCCGCGGGTAAAGCAGGTAAAGCAGATACGGCGGCCCGCACGTCCACAGGAAGACGCACGGCGACAACGCCAGGACGGTGTGGCGGAAGCACGCCGTCACGTCCGGATCCTCCGTGTACCACGTCACGTTCCAGTCctgcgccaaaaaaaaaaaacaggcctcAATATTCCATCTTTCTTTTATAAATAACAAAACATGTCAAATTAACCAGTGACGAACAAATACTACCTAATATTCAACAGACAAGCCAATTTGATGACTGAAACTGTTGTTCAATTTTCATTCTGCACTATTTTCTGTAATTTCTCCCTCGTGCAAAATACCAATGGGCCAACAAGTCAGACACACAAGTTGGTTGAAGTGACTTGAAAAGAAGAAGCTGACTGACTCACCCACAAAGGATCCAAACCGCCGAGGCGACACAATTCTTCCATGGCCGCTTGCCCTTCCGTCCACTGGTTGTTGCAACACGGATCTGTCGGACGTCTGTGGCCGGCCCAAGCagccagactttttttttttatttcattttagtcCTTCATGAGACTCACACACAAGTGACACATTTAGGAAGCCAGTGACAACTACTATAGGTGACAGGAACGCACGCACGCAGCTTCAAAATGGCAACAAGCGTACGTATATAGTACTTATAAGGTTCCTATAACGCGCTGCCCCCACTTTTCGGTACCAGCTGCATTCAATCAAAGCACCGAGTGGTCTTGACGACATTCCAGATACTATACGGTATATTTGCAAAGCCAGTCAGTAGTATGTATTTGTTGAGAAGGCCCCAAAagggccccccacccccctaATTAAAACCCACCATTTCATGATTACCTTCATTTTTACCGGTCAAAAAATagggggaaggaaaaaaaatcaatggctcGGAGagtacagaagaaaaaaaaatgtattcattttttttaagaaacatGTGACAATAGAAGGAAGGAGAGGACAAATGCGTCGGGCGCCATGTCGTCATCTGCGGTAGCGCCCCCTCTCTTTGTCGCGCTCTCGATCCCTGGGCCGCTCGCGCTCCCGCCGCGGTCCCGTGCGCTCCCGTTCCCGCTGGCGCTCGCGCTCCCGCCGACTGCTCACCACCGCCTGCGTCCGCCGCAGGAAGTCGTCCACGCGCATGTCGTAGTCGTGCTGCTGAAGGCGGCGCACGCCCCTCAGTTAGTCGGAGCCAGACCCGCGCccgagaccccccccccccctccggcCGACGGACTCACCGGACTGGACGCGAAGGCGCGGTGCGACGACGGCGCCGCTCGCTGTTTGTCTCGGAAGCGGGGGGGCGGAGCCTCGTGCGCCGCcatggggtggtggtggtggtaagcCTGATGCGGGGGCGCCGCGTGGTTGTGGTGGTAGTAGGGGGGATGGTGGGGGGCCGGCTGCTCCGCGCCGGGGTACGGCGCCTGCGCCACGCCCACCATTTTGTCATCGCGTACGTCTATCCGGACACAACGGGCGGGCCAGCGTACTTACCAGAGTCTGCCAGGGCGGCGGCGGTCCCACGTTGTGGTGGTAGTCGCGCATGTAGTCGTAGGACTGGCGGGAAACCAGAGGCCCGGGTTTCGTACGGTCCATCGGGATCGCGGAGGAGGAAAACGGAGGCGCCGCACTCACCCCGTTGAGGAACACGTCACGTCTGACGTTGGAGAAGCGTCtaaaaagggagggagggagggagggggccaTTAATGGGGTGTcgtgagagggggggggggggggggggattagtGGACGAGCGGGGCTCTCACCTGTCCAGTGGCGGGTTGCGAAGGTCCTGGATGAAGCCTGAAAAGCAGAGAAAAATTTGAGATTGAAGCAAGACTGCATCGTTTACCTGGGGAGGGGGGAAGGGGGGTCTCCGTGTCGGAGCAGCCTCTCACAACCTGATCGCTGGTTGAAGTCCGGCCCGTCGGCCCGAGGTCGCTTCCTGCCGTGGAGGTCGTACTCTTCCGGACGACGCCTACGTGGACGGACAAGGTGGCACAAGTTGAGACGGACGGGGGCACTCTGTTGCCGGACAGgcaaaggtcagaggtcaaaagGCAACAAAAAAGGTCATACTCAGCCTTCTCAGGACCTTAATGGGACTCCATTGAGTGCTCGCGAGGGGTGTCAGAGTCAAGCCAACGTGATACACTTATACACTCACTCCCTTAAATTAACTATGGGGGTCAATAGGGTCACGTAAGGCAAACTATGTCACTTGTAAAGTGACATTTTCAAATACTCAATTCTTTGTATTGAAGCACTTCCCAATCAGACTGATTTTGGCCTCGGGGGGACATTTGCAgttcaaaaaagggaaaagggaGCAAATGACAAACCTAAAAGGGGAAAAGCGGCACAAAAACACAGGCAACATTTTTTCAACAACATTGCGTCTCCATCCTGGCCTTGGCCTCCTTGACCTGTGAAATCCATCTTTTAAGGAAGGCTAAGAATGGCACGTTGGCCTACAGTCCAGTCCACAGTCCAGTGCGTCCGTGAGTCCACTATGTCCCCTCTAAGCATTGTTACCTAGTAGTACGTCATCCAAATGTGTGACTTGAGGCAAATTGTCAACAAACTATCAAAAACTAATGAGTTCCGTATTGGactagggaaaaaaacagtcccCCCCAAAGTCACGTCCCCGTCACAATAAAAAGGTGGTGGGTGGTCGGGAGCAACAACGCAAACACTCAAAGAAATGAAAGGTGAGGTAGTTAGGTAgggaggtaggtaggtaggggtCAACATACCGCTTGTGGTAGAAAAGTGGACTTTGGATTCTACAAAGTTTCTTTCCACATCTGtgtccttttttcatttttttttttttaaaaagcaacccTCTTACTCTGAAAGGGTGCTGACGGAGGTGGCGCTGCGGTCCTGTCAGCCGCCACACTAAAGCCCCCCCCAGGCCACGTCACCCCCTCGGCTTGGcagacttttccttttttctctctcttttttttagtcCATCAAACAAACACTCGAGTTCATTCGAGAGCGCACGGCAGGCAACTAAAGGGGTCCCGATTGGGGGCGTGGCTTGGGCTATTTTTAAAGGGTCCCAATAGGGGGCGTGGCTCAGGCTTTTAAAAGTGTCCACTGGCCGGGCCCCCTCTTAGCAGTTCCATCTTTTACCTGATTGGACAACGTGCCAGAGTCCAGGTGGAAACCACCACAGTCCCTCTCCTTCCCCTTCCGACCTCCCCCTTCCGCGAGTCCAGCAGAGGATCTCATGGGCAaaagtccgtccgtccgtccgcctaGGCTATGCTAGGCTAGCCGGGACGGGCTACCCCCGAAAGAGATGGAGTCATACAAACTGGCAAAAGACTCGGGTAAAAACTCCAGAGCGTCGTCCTCGTCGGCGGCGGTTGGCGCCGGCCGCGACGGGAagcgggaggaggaggaggagcttgaggaTTGGCTAACCTTCCCGGCTCGCGTAGCGGCGGGCGGCCGCGGGGCCGCGCTTCCGAAGGCGTCTCGCGCTTGTGGCGGACGCGTCGGGCCACCTGCTGGATGTCCACGCTCTCGTCCAGGGGGAACAGCACGCACAGCTGGGTGCCCACCTCCGGCTggatttccttaaaaaaaaaaaagaccacgcGTCAGTCCACTTATTTTTTGGGGCCGAATGGGACCTCCGTGTGTCCGGCATCCTTACTTGTccgtctcgtccgatcttgacGGGCTTGTGTTCGTTCCAAGGGTTGGCCAGGTGAGCCGTCTTAGTGAAGGGAAGCTCCCGCCTGCGGGTGGAAGGACAGAGGTCAGGAGGGTGCGTCGTGGGTGGGGGCGTGGCCAGAAGCAGCCTCTCACCTGCACAGCCAGTCGATCTTAAAGACGCCGCCCAGCATCTTGGCGTTCATGCCGGCCGGAAGAACCCAGTGGATGGGCGAGCCGCCGTGGAGCGATTCCGAAGCCAGGCGGGCGAAACCTGGCGGCGTGCCGGGGTTAGCATTTGGCCTCTGGAAGGGGGGCGTGGAATTTGCTCACCTTGGAATTTGCCGCTCTCCCGCACCGAGAAGACCAAGATGACGCTGCGGGCCGAGCGGAAAGCCGCGTTCAGTTTCTTCTCGTTGACGGGTAGCGTGGACCAGACGCCCTGCGAGATGGACAAAGGCGTAAAGCGAAGAAACAAAGGAGGCGGGACCGAGCCCGACGGCACTTACTTTGGCTTTGGCCAGCGAGACGTTCTCGTGGTTGTTGCTCTTGATGACAAAGTAGCGCGAGTCGCGCAGGATGTAGCGAAGATGGCCGCCGGGATCTGGGGAGAGGAGGAGCACACGGAGCGGGTGAATGAGTGAGCAGGTGGGCGACCTCCCGCCACCCAGCCACGGACTTACTGACGGCTCGCACCGACGACGAAAGCTTCTCGCGCTTCCCCTGGGACCCTGCGTAGACAAGCGGGGGGAGTCAGACCAGAGTCCGAGAGCTGGCCGGCCCGTCCCAAAACCCACCTGAGGCGTCAGAGCCCGAGTGAGCCGACTCGCCGTCGTCGGAGAAGGTGACGGAGGACGCCGAGCGCGAGTCCCCCGCCTCGCTGCGCGTGTCGTAGTCGTTGCCCTCGCCACGCCGCTCGTAcgcttcctcatcttcctcctcctccttctcgccttcctcctcctcttctccttcttcctcttcctcctcgccttcctcctcttcctcttcgtcctcctcttcttccacgccttcttcctcctctaccTCCTGCTCGTCCTCGCCCCCTTCATCGGGGGAGGAGCTTCCCGAGCGCCGCTCCGACGCGTACCCCGGCGCCGCGTCTTCCTCCGACGGGTCGTCGTCTCGCCGGTGGGAGGGGCCGCTCTGCCGCTTCTGAGCGTGGACAAGACATTTTAATTGACCTTccttttatttggaaaatggcGCGGAGGAAGATCTCAGTACCTGCTTGTCGGCGTCCACGGACGAGCGCCCGCGTCGGGGCCTCTCGCTTCCGCGGACGGCATCTCGCCGCCTCTTGCGTTCGGCGGAGTCGCCGCCGCGGTAGGCGCCGACGCGGTGGCGC
This window encodes:
- the ythdc1 gene encoding YTH domain-containing protein 1 isoform X3, yielding MATYPFVVSLIEHLFKNGELNVLEDILTEAPDQDDELYNPQTERHVTDKKGNKRKGERSECHERKRPRADRAPSRSASANKRAAPASAASKRSASSPRRRHRVGAYRGGDSAERKRRRDAVRGSERPRRGRSSVDADKQKRQSGPSHRRDDDPSEEDAAPGYASERRSGSSSPDEGGEDEQEVEEEEGVEEEEDEEEEEEGEEEEEEGEEEEEGEKEEEEDEEAYERRGEGNDYDTRSEAGDSRSASSVTFSDDGESAHSGSDASGSQGKREKLSSSVRAVNPGGHLRYILRDSRYFVIKSNNHENVSLAKAKGVWSTLPVNEKKLNAAFRSARSVILVFSVRESGKFQGFARLASESLHGGSPIHWVLPAGMNAKMLGGVFKIDWLCRRELPFTKTAHLANPWNEHKPVKIGRDGQEIQPEVGTQLCVLFPLDESVDIQQVARRVRHKRETPSEARPRGRPPLREPGRRRPEEYDLHGRKRPRADGPDFNQRSGFIQDLRNPPLDRRFSNVRRDVFLNGSYDYMRDYHHNVGPPPPWQTLAPYPGAEQPAPHHPPYYHHNHAAPPHQAYHHHHPMAAHEAPPPRFRDKQRAAPSSHRAFASSPQHDYDMRVDDFLRRTQAVVSSRRERERQRERERTGPRRERERPRDRERDKERGRYRR
- the ythdc1 gene encoding YTH domain-containing protein 1 isoform X1; this encodes MATYPFVVSLIEHLFKNGELNVLEDILTEAPDQDDELYNPQTERHVTDKKGSEGNKRKGERSECHERKRPRADRAPSRSASANKRAAPASAASKRSASSPRRRHRVGAYRGGDSAERKRRRDAVRGSERPRRGRSSVDADKQKRQSGPSHRRDDDPSEEDAAPGYASERRSGSSSPDEGGEDEQEVEEEEGVEEEEDEEEEEEGEEEEEEGEEEEEGEKEEEEDEEAYERRGEGNDYDTRSEAGDSRSASSVTFSDDGESAHSGSDASGSQGKREKLSSSVRAVNPGGHLRYILRDSRYFVIKSNNHENVSLAKAKGVWSTLPVNEKKLNAAFRSARSVILVFSVRESGKFQGFARLASESLHGGSPIHWVLPAGMNAKMLGGVFKIDWLCRRELPFTKTAHLANPWNEHKPVKIGRDGQEIQPEVGTQLCVLFPLDESVDIQQVARRVRHKRETPSEARPRGRPPLREPGRRRPEEYDLHGRKRPRADGPDFNQRSGFIQDLRNPPLDRRFSNVRRDVFLNGSYDYMRDYHHNVGPPPPWQTLAPYPGAEQPAPHHPPYYHHNHAAPPHQAYHHHHPMAAHEAPPPRFRDKQRAAPSSHRAFASSPQHDYDMRVDDFLRRTQAVVSSRRERERQRERERTGPRRERERPRDRERDKERGRYRR
- the ythdc1 gene encoding YTH domain-containing protein 1 isoform X6, which gives rise to MAADRREDKDGELNVLEDILTEAPDQDDELYNPQTERHVTDKKGNKRKGERSECHERKRPRADRAPSRSASANKRAAPASAASKRSASSPRRRHRVGAYRGGDSAERKRRRDAVRGSERPRRGRSSVDADKQKRQSGPSHRRDDDPSEEDAAPGYASERRSGSSSPDEGGEDEQEVEEEEGVEEEEDEEEEEEGEEEEEEGEEEEEGEKEEEEDEEAYERRGEGNDYDTRSEAGDSRSASSVTFSDDGESAHSGSDASGSQGKREKLSSSVRAVNPGGHLRYILRDSRYFVIKSNNHENVSLAKAKGVWSTLPVNEKKLNAAFRSARSVILVFSVRESGKFQGFARLASESLHGGSPIHWVLPAGMNAKMLGGVFKIDWLCRRELPFTKTAHLANPWNEHKPVKIGRDGQEIQPEVGTQLCVLFPLDESVDIQQVARRVRHKRETPSEARPRGRPPLREPGRRRPEEYDLHGRKRPRADGPDFNQRSGFIQDLRNPPLDRRFSNVRRDVFLNGSYDYMRDYHHNVGPPPPWQTLAPYPGAEQPAPHHPPYYHHNHAAPPHQAYHHHHPMAAHEAPPPRFRDKQRAAPSSHRAFASSPQHDYDMRVDDFLRRTQAVVSSRRERERQRERERTGPRRERERPRDRERDKERGRYRR
- the ythdc1 gene encoding YTH domain-containing protein 1 isoform X4; translation: MAADRREDKDGELNVLEDILTEAPDQDDELYNPQTERHVTDKKGSEGNKRKGERSECHERKRPRADRAPSRSASANKRAAPASAASKRSASSPRRRHRVGAYRGGDSAERKRRRDAVRGSERPRRGRSSVDADKQKRQSGPSHRRDDDPSEEDAAPGYASERRSGSSSPDEGGEDEQEVEEEEGVEEEEDEEEEEEGEEEEEEGEEEEEGEKEEEEDEEAYERRGEGNDYDTRSEAGDSRSASSVTFSDDGESAHSGSDASGSQGKREKLSSSVRAVNPGGHLRYILRDSRYFVIKSNNHENVSLAKAKGVWSTLPVNEKKLNAAFRSARSVILVFSVRESGKFQGFARLASESLHGGSPIHWVLPAGMNAKMLGGVFKIDWLCRRELPFTKTAHLANPWNEHKPVKIGRDGQEIQPEVGTQLCVLFPLDESVDIQQVARRVRHKRETPSEARPRGRPPLREPGRRRPEEYDLHGRKRPRADGPDFNQRSGFIQDLRNPPLDRRFSNVRRDVFLNGSYDYMRDYHHNVGPPPPWQTLAPYPGAEQPAPHHPPYYHHNHAAPPHQAYHHHHPMAAHEAPPPRFRDKQRAAPSSHRAFASSPQHDYDMRVDDFLRRTQAVVSSRRERERQRERERTGPRRERERPRDRERDKERGRYRR
- the ythdc1 gene encoding YTH domain-containing protein 1 isoform X2, whose protein sequence is MATYPFVVSLIEHLFKNGELNVLEDILTEAPDQDDELYNPQTERHVTDKKGSEGNKRKGERSECHERKRPRADRAPSRSASANKRAAPASAASKRSASSPRRRHRVGAYRGGDSAERKRRRDAVRGSERPRRGRSSVDADKQKRQSGPSHRRDDDPSEEDAAPGYASERRSGSSSPDEGGEDEQEVEEEEGVEEEEDEEEEEEGEEEEEEGEEEEEGEKEEEEDEEAYERRGEGNDYDTRSEAGDSRSASSVTFSDDGESAHSGSDASGSQGKREKLSSSVRAVNPGGHLRYILRDSRYFVIKSNNHENVSLAKAKGVWSTLPVNEKKLNAAFRSARSVILVFSVRESGKFQGFARLASESLHGGSPIHWVLPAGMNAKMLGGVFKIDWLCRRELPFTKTAHLANPWNEHKPVKIGRDGQEIQPEVGTQLCVLFPLDESVDIQQVARRVRHKRETPSEARPRGRPPLREPGRRRPEEYDLHGRKRPRADGPDFNQRSGFIQDLRNPPLDRRFSNVRRDVFLNGSYDYMRDYHHNVGPPPPWQTLAPYPGAEQPAPHHPPYYHHNHAAPPHQAYHHHHPMAAHEAPPPRFRDKQRAAPSSHRAFASSPHDYDMRVDDFLRRTQAVVSSRRERERQRERERTGPRRERERPRDRERDKERGRYRR
- the ythdc1 gene encoding YTH domain-containing protein 1 isoform X5 translates to MAADRREDKDGELNVLEDILTEAPDQDDELYNPQTERHVTDKKGSEGNKRKGERSECHERKRPRADRAPSRSASANKRAAPASAASKRSASSPRRRHRVGAYRGGDSAERKRRRDAVRGSERPRRGRSSVDADKQKRQSGPSHRRDDDPSEEDAAPGYASERRSGSSSPDEGGEDEQEVEEEEGVEEEEDEEEEEEGEEEEEEGEEEEEGEKEEEEDEEAYERRGEGNDYDTRSEAGDSRSASSVTFSDDGESAHSGSDASGSQGKREKLSSSVRAVNPGGHLRYILRDSRYFVIKSNNHENVSLAKAKGVWSTLPVNEKKLNAAFRSARSVILVFSVRESGKFQGFARLASESLHGGSPIHWVLPAGMNAKMLGGVFKIDWLCRRELPFTKTAHLANPWNEHKPVKIGRDGQEIQPEVGTQLCVLFPLDESVDIQQVARRVRHKRETPSEARPRGRPPLREPGRRRPEEYDLHGRKRPRADGPDFNQRSGFIQDLRNPPLDRRFSNVRRDVFLNGSYDYMRDYHHNVGPPPPWQTLAPYPGAEQPAPHHPPYYHHNHAAPPHQAYHHHHPMAAHEAPPPRFRDKQRAAPSSHRAFASSPHDYDMRVDDFLRRTQAVVSSRRERERQRERERTGPRRERERPRDRERDKERGRYRR